Genomic DNA from Halobaculum sp. MBLA0147:
GGAGTCCGCTTCGGCGTCCACCCGGTCGCCATGAGTCCGCCGCCGACGAGGAACACACCGCCCACGACGAGCTCCAAGACGGACACGTCGGCCAGCGCCCGTGCACCCACCGTCACCGCGGTGCCCGCGAGGACGCCGTACACTACCACCATCCCGAGACTGGCGACGACACCGATCACGAGCGCTCGTGCGACCGGCCGCTGGAGCCGTTCCAGCGGCGCTCGTCCGGCCCGCGCCAGCGGCGAGGCGCTCCGACTCGCCACGTCGCCGCCGTCGGGTGCGGTCGCGCCCGTCGACTGCTCGGCGAAGAAGGAGAGGTACCCCGGGAGCAACGGGAACGCACACGGCGCGAAGAACGTACTCGCCCCCGCGGAGAAGGCGAGCGGCACCAGCGTGGCGAGGGTCAGCCCGGTCACGACCGACCCTCCTCGACGAGTGGTGCGATCAGCTCGTCCAGTTCCTCGAACGACCGCGCGTTGACACCGCTGCGCCACCCGGAGGTCACCGTGTCGCTCGCCGGCTCGCCGTCCCGCTCGAACAGGAGGTTCGTCGGGTAACTGTCCGCGTCCCACCGCTGTGTGGCGGCGAGGGACGCGTCGCTCACGACCGGCCAGGTCGCGTCGTACTCCTCCCAGAACGCCTCGATGGCCGCCTCGTCCACCTGTGGCGTGACCGACACCATGTGGAGCTGTGAGGGGTCGTACTTCGCACGCAGTTTCCGGAACGCCGGCATCTCCTCCTTACACGGGCCACACCACGTGGCGAAGAAGTTGACCAGCGAGACCGTCCCCTCGCGGCGGAGTGGCACCGTCCCCGACGGGAGGTCGCCGGCCGTGACGACGGACTCGAGTGCGATCCGCCCGCTCTCGGTCCCGGTCGCTCCGGTCGACTCGCTCCCCGACTCTGCACCGCCGCCGGTCGCCTCGGTCGATCCACCGCTCGTCACACCGCTACACCCGGCGAGTGTCCCACTCACCGCCAGTACCGCGGCTGTCAGCACCGTTCGTCTGTCTGTGGAGGGCATCGGCGGTGCGTAGGATCGTTCGACAAAGAGCGTACCGGTGGCTAAAAGCCCGTTCGTAGTCTCTACCGGCACACGAGCCGCTCCCCGGTCGTCGGTGTATCCGCCTCGTGTGTCGGCGCTCGCGGTGACCGGCGGTGTCCGTGTGGCGGTGTCCGATCCTCCCGTCTCTTCTCTGTTAGATGCTGTCGACGAGTGGGACGAACATGTTAGCACCGGGTTGTAGGGTGCCGTGGTGCGTCGGTCCGTGTATGTCACGAGCCAGCGCAGTCGGTTCGACGCGGTCCAGTGGTGTCCCGTTCGCGTTCAGTCACGAGATCGACGGCGAGGTCGTCGTGCAGGATCTGACCGCGTGGGACGGCGAGGTCGAAGAGATGGACGCCGTCGAGTCCGAGTGGCTCGACCACGCCTCGCGGGCGGGGATCTCCGGCGCGGTGACGGAGTTCGGCGACGGGGTGAACCTGGGCCGCGAGACCCAAGAGCACCTGGCGACGGAGTGGAGCGCGAAGGCCGAGGAGGCCGACATCGAGCGGATCGCCTTCGTCTCCGACGGGATCAAGGCCCACGCCGTCTCCGCGAACCTCGACGTGTCCCAGGAGATCCAGACGTTCAACTCCCTGTCGGCCGCCGTCGCGTGGGCCAACGAGGCCTGATCACCGGCGCTGCGTGCCGTCGGTCGCGGGACGAGTCGTGTCGGGGGCGCTCCCGTGACGGGGTCGGCTGGAGCGCTCCACCGTCTCGCGGCCGCCCCGCTTCTGGCTGCCTCACCTCCACAACGGGTTCGTCTGGAACCCCTCCGGTGGTCCCAAGCCGACGAGGAGCGGTTTATGCTTCAACCCCACAACGGGTTCGTCTGGAACTCCCGGTGAGGAACTGGATGACCCCGACGACGACGAGCTTCAACCCCACAACGGGTTCGTCTGGAACGACGACGGTATGACCGCACTGCGCGACGAGTACGTCGCTTCAACCCCACAACGGGTTCGTCTGGGACGCCCGCCCGACGAGGAGACAGTCGCCGTCTACAGTCGCTTCAACCCCACAACGGGTTCGTCTGGAACGGGGCTTTAAGTACCCCATGTGGTACGCCGAAACACCGCTTCAACCCCACAACGGGTTCGTCTGGAACCGGGCCACTGGCGTGGGGATGGTCGCTGTTGAGGCTTCAACCCCACAACGGGTTCGTCTGGAACGAGATCGGGCGCGACGGACTGCGCCGTGTGGAGCGGGCTTCAACCCCACAACGGGTTCGTCTGGAACTCTGGCCGATCGCGACGCGCCCAGGGCGTGAGCCGGCTTCAACCCCACAACGGGTTCGTCTGGAACCAGTCGCTTGATCGATATCTGCCGTCCCCTTTTTGAGGCTTCAACCTCACAACGGGTTCGTCTGGAACCGGCGGTCCACGTCCCTCCGGGTGGGCTGGCGGTCGCGCTTCAACCCCACAACGGGTTCGTCTGGAACCGTGCCCTGACCGGGCACTTGAGCACCCGTACTGCCCCATCCCACGTAACTGTTTCCGTCGACCCGCAATCACCCCCAGACCCCCCGGGGGTCGACGGAACGCGCCGCCGCGACCCACCTACGCCCACGAGAGCAGCGACGGGAGCGTGTCGGGTGCGGTGACGCGCAGTGCGGCGTACCCGATCCCTGCGAGTCCGTCGAACAGCGACGGGACCGTGACGGCGTCCGTCTCGGCCGGCAGCGAGTAGGCGCCGACCGCGTCGGCGCGAGCGAGTGTCCCGCCGAGGAGGCGGCGAGCGGTGCCGTCGGCCGCACCGCGTGTCGCGGCCGGGAGCGCGTCCGCACGGGCGGCGGCGAGCCGCAGCGACGCGCGGCCCGCCGTCCCACAACAGAGGTTGTCGACACCCGCGAGTCCGGTCCCGAGAGAGCCCTCGACGGCGCGGGTCGCGTCGCGGACGACCGGCTCGTCGTCGGCGTACCGCGCCGCCGCGAGTCGCGCGAGTCCGATCCCGGTCCGCCCGTGACACCAGCGGTCCGGGAACGCCGACCCGACGGCACGACGGTCGGGCCAGTTCGCCGCCGTCTCGTCGTAGGCGGCCGACTCGTACCGGAGCGCGGGCAACGCCGCCCGCCGGAACCGCGGGTCGTCGGTCGCCGCACTCAGTCGCACGAGTGGGTACGTCACGCCGGCCAGTCCGTGTGCGAACCCCAAGAGTGGCCGGTCTCCGCGGCCGGTGTCCCACACCGGCGTCCCGTCGGGCGCCGCGACGCGACGGTCGAGGAGTGCCTCGCCACAGCGCCGGGCCGCCGCCAACACCCGGGGGTCCGACCGGCGCTCGTACAGGCCGAGCAGTCCCGACAGCGTCCCGGCGAGCCCGTCCGTCGCGTCCACGCTCTCGGGGGCGGCGAGCGGCGTGTCTGCGAGTGGTCCGTCGTCGGCCGTGTCGGCGCTCCCCCCGAGCGTGCCGTCGCGCGGCTCGCCCGCGTCGGCGCCCGGGGTGGGCGTGTCGAGGGCCCCGTGATCAGCCAGTCCGACGGCGTCGACCGCGGCGATCGCGTCGTCGATCACCGTGGCGTCGTCGAGGAGGTCGCCGACGACGGCGAGGCCGTAGACGACGCCGCCGAGTCCTCGGGTCCCGCCGTGGTCGGTCACAGACGGCGGGACCTCCTCAGACCCGATCCTCGTCCGGATCGGTTCGAGCGCCGCCGTCGCGACGGTCTCGGCGCGGCGGTCGTCACGGACGCGCGCCAGCGCCGCGGCGAACACCGCGACACCGAGCCGACCGGCGTACAACGACTCGTCCGTCGGGCGGAGTGTGAGTCGGTCACGCTCGCCGGTCGGCGCGGGCGAACTCCAGTGTGGCACCCCGTCTGGCCCGACGGTCCCCGCCGACAGCACCCGGTCGAACAGTCGGCTCGCCGTCTCGCGGAGTCGCTCGTCCGAGACGGGTCGCGGCTCCGTGTCGGTCGCACGCACTCGCGTCGACACGTCCGACGGCGAGGCACCGAACGACGCACGGAGGAGTTCCACCTGCTCGCGTCTGTCCGCGGGGCAGGCAGCCGCGAGGCGGTCGCGGACGCGGTCGACACCGGCCGTGTCGACGCTCGCGTCGAGTGGCTCCCCGTCGTGGTGGACCGTCGTCTCCCCGGCCGGGACGGTGAGTCGTGGGGGGTCGAGTCGCCACAGTGCCCGACGCTCTGCCTCGTAGATCCCCCACGGGACCGGGTCGTCGACGCAGTCGTCACACAGCGGTGCCGCGAGTTCCTCGACGGTCGCACCGAACCGCGCGCCGCTGCGGAGACAGTCGCGCGCCGACAGCGAGCGCAACAGCGACGCGTACCGCACCGTCGGACGGTAGAGCACCCGCGTGTCGAACCCGGAGACCGCCTCCGAGAGATCCGAGAGCGACGCGGTGTCTGACGTGTCTGCCGTCGGCGAGTCTCCAGACCTGCCACTCGACGTGTCTGCCGTCGGCGAGTCCCCAGACACACTCTCCCCCGTGTGTGCCGCCGACAGGTGGTCGTACGCCGTCTCGAACCCGTCGACGAGCGCGTCCAGGTAGTCGGACGGGTGCCGTGGCTCCCCGTCGACTGTCGGGAGCGTCGTGTCCGACTCGACGGTCACTGGCGTCTCGTCGACACGCATCACGTCGGTCCCGTGTGCGCGCACCCGTGGCTCCGTCACGTCGCTCAACACCGTCGCCTCGTC
This window encodes:
- a CDS encoding cytochrome c biogenesis CcdA family protein, which translates into the protein MTGLTLATLVPLAFSAGASTFFAPCAFPLLPGYLSFFAEQSTGATAPDGGDVASRSASPLARAGRAPLERLQRPVARALVIGVVASLGMVVVYGVLAGTAVTVGARALADVSVLELVVGGVFLVGGGLMATGWTPKRTPVSLPERRRSIGGVFVFGVLYAVAAAGCTAPLFLAVVVKGISVGPAAGLGVAVAYGVGMGSVMLGVAVVSVFGSTTLRRLGGYTGRLHRVTGVLLALSGVAQVYYYFHGFAAVVPA
- a CDS encoding TlpA family protein disulfide reductase; translation: MPSTDRRTVLTAAVLAVSGTLAGCSGVTSGGSTEATGGGAESGSESTGATGTESGRIALESVVTAGDLPSGTVPLRREGTVSLVNFFATWCGPCKEEMPAFRKLRAKYDPSQLHMVSVTPQVDEAAIEAFWEEYDATWPVVSDASLAATQRWDADSYPTNLLFERDGEPASDTVTSGWRSGVNARSFEELDELIAPLVEEGRS
- a CDS encoding type 2 lanthipeptide synthetase LanM family protein, which codes for MDTACDDVTTDEASVFDDETRRDLAGRARSLAARLRDPDAAVPAETDGPDADAALSAWRESVGGEAAFQTRLDRLGLDEATCRRRIRRRRLAPDEPLPDWIATVEALAAHVADTDPATLPTRLDEETPDAGPTTLPGDGDRWFGRLSAAVATFARERLLADDTAAAVFDRSSLGPAAEWLRLRFQHHFVRPLYVEAKTFVARRDRARAFADPDDVDDPPTEHYEAFVADLFDGGFVDCCLEYPVMARLLATQVRQWCTQFRELATRIETDREALAETFGGTVEGDADGADGTGTEPGAEGAGDGDAFGRVLAVRPLADDTHHDGRAVTAVTFASGTDDASTVVYKPRSVEPEAAFAELLDRLDDTLPSPSFRTPTHRSRDGYGWVSWVDADECTDEAAVDRYYRRAGRLAAVAYLLEFTDCQSENLLVAGEHPVLVDAETLGHPHVRVGRRPRRRSMAPFETDSVLYTTLLPFDVANSAVGELSVATAGIGVSDEATVLSDVTEPRVRAHGTDVMRVDETPVTVESDTTLPTVDGEPRHPSDYLDALVDGFETAYDHLSAAHTGESVSGDSPTADTSSGRSGDSPTADTSDTASLSDLSEAVSGFDTRVLYRPTVRYASLLRSLSARDCLRSGARFGATVEELAAPLCDDCVDDPVPWGIYEAERRALWRLDPPRLTVPAGETTVHHDGEPLDASVDTAGVDRVRDRLAAACPADRREQVELLRASFGASPSDVSTRVRATDTEPRPVSDERLRETASRLFDRVLSAGTVGPDGVPHWSSPAPTGERDRLTLRPTDESLYAGRLGVAVFAAALARVRDDRRAETVATAALEPIRTRIGSEEVPPSVTDHGGTRGLGGVVYGLAVVGDLLDDATVIDDAIAAVDAVGLADHGALDTPTPGADAGEPRDGTLGGSADTADDGPLADTPLAAPESVDATDGLAGTLSGLLGLYERRSDPRVLAAARRCGEALLDRRVAAPDGTPVWDTGRGDRPLLGFAHGLAGVTYPLVRLSAATDDPRFRRAALPALRYESAAYDETAANWPDRRAVGSAFPDRWCHGRTGIGLARLAAARYADDEPVVRDATRAVEGSLGTGLAGVDNLCCGTAGRASLRLAAARADALPAATRGAADGTARRLLGGTLARADAVGAYSLPAETDAVTVPSLFDGLAGIGYAALRVTAPDTLPSLLSWA